In Acinonyx jubatus isolate Ajub_Pintada_27869175 chromosome B3, VMU_Ajub_asm_v1.0, whole genome shotgun sequence, a genomic segment contains:
- the LOC106969860 gene encoding olfactory receptor 4F6-like, producing MNKSNYSPVSEFVLLGLSTYRPVQHFLLAFSAVFYVTIVLGNLLVVFAVTFDPFLHSPMYFLLANLSFIDLCFSTLTVPKMIHNLYSGYKTISFQGCVIQIFALHVLGGSEMILLIAMALDRYVAICKPLHYLTIMSPEMCILLLSGAWVIGLIHAVVQVAFVVHLPFCGPNEIDSFYCDLPWFVKLACTDTYRMEFMVTANSGFISMGTFFLLLISYIFILVTVWKRSSGGLSKAFSTLSAHITVVVLFFGPCIFVYVWPFPTVPVDKFLAILDFMITPILNPIIYTLRNKDMKMAMKRLSSQFLSLRMIS from the coding sequence ATGAATAAGTCAAATTACTCTCCAGTGTCTGAATTTGTGTTGCTGGGACTTTCTACCTATAGACCAGTGCAGcattttctccttgctttctctGCAGTGTTTTACGTAACAATTGTTCTGGGAAACCTCTTGGTTGTGTTCGCAGTGACCTTTGACCCATTCTTACATTCCCCCATGTACTTTCTTTTAGCCAATCTCTCATTCattgatttgtgtttttctacCTTAACAGTTCCTAAGATGATTCATAACCTATACTCTGGGTACAAAACCATATCCTTTCAGGGCTGTGTCATCCAGATATTTGCCCTTCATGTCCTGGGTGGATCCGAGATGATCCTGCTCATCGCCATGGCCTTGGACAGATATGTGGCCATATGCAAGCCCCTCCACTACCTGACTATCATGAGCCCAGAGATGTGCATTTTGCTTCTGTCCGGTGCTTGGGTTATTGGCCTCATTCATGCAGTGGTCCAGGTAGCTTTTGTTGTCCATTTGCCTTTTTGTGGTCCTAATGAGATAGATAGCTTTTACTGTGACCTTCCTTGGTTTGTCAAACTTGCCTGCACAGACACCTACAGAATGGAATTCATGGTTACTGCCAACAGTGGGTTCATTTCCATGGGCACCTTCTTCTTATTGCTCATCTCCTATATCTTCATTCTGGTCACTGTATGGAAACGTTCCTCAGGTGGTTTGTCTAAAGCCTTTTCTACTCTGTCAGCTCATATCACTGTGGTGGTTTTGTTCTTCGGACCGTGCATCTTTGTTTATGTGTGGCCATTCCCCACAGTGCCAGTGGATAAGTTTCTTGCCATTTTGGACTTTATGATCACACCCATTCTGAATCCCATTATCTACACATTGAGGAACAAGGACATGAAGATGGCAATGAAAAGACTGAGTAGTCAATTCCTGAGTTTGAGAATGATCTCCTAA